A region from the Leptolyngbya iicbica LK genome encodes:
- the frr gene encoding ribosome recycling factor, translated as MKLADLTDIELAMQNAVDATKRAFNTIRTGRANASLLDKIMVDYYGSPTPLKSLANVSTPDASTLMIQPFDPSSLSDIERAISMSDVGLVPNNDGKLIRLNIPPLTNERRKEFVKVASKYAEEGRVSVRNVRRDGLDVFKKQEKDSEISEDELRDLQDEVQTLTDKYTAQIDQALKAKEEDIMTV; from the coding sequence GTGAAGTTAGCTGACTTAACTGATATCGAACTAGCAATGCAAAACGCGGTGGATGCCACCAAACGCGCATTCAACACCATCCGTACGGGACGGGCCAATGCCTCACTGTTGGACAAAATCATGGTGGACTATTACGGTAGCCCCACCCCGCTCAAGTCGCTGGCCAATGTGAGCACCCCAGACGCTAGCACGCTGATGATTCAGCCCTTTGACCCCAGTTCTCTCAGCGATATTGAGCGAGCCATTTCCATGTCTGATGTGGGCCTCGTCCCAAATAATGATGGCAAACTCATTCGGCTTAATATTCCCCCGCTGACCAATGAGCGCCGCAAAGAGTTTGTCAAAGTAGCCAGCAAGTATGCCGAAGAGGGTCGAGTGTCGGTGCGGAATGTCCGCCGCGATGGCCTGGATGTCTTCAAAAAACAAGAGAAAGACAGCGAAATTTCGGAAGATGAATTGCGCGATTTACAAGATGAAGTGCAGACTTTGACCGATAAGTACACGGCTCAAATTGACCAAGCACTCAAGGCTAAAGAAGAAGACATCATGACGGTGTAA
- the pdhA gene encoding pyruvate dehydrogenase (acetyl-transferring) E1 component subunit alpha produces MAQERTLPVFDAADALVTREEGLTIYEDMVLGRYFEDKCAEMYYRGRMFGFVHLYNGQEAVSSGVIKSLRTDDYVCSTYRDHVHALSVGVPADNVMAELFGKETGCSKGRGGSMHLFSEEHHLLGGFAFIGEGIPVALGAAYQSHYRRVALGDPSADQVTACFFGDGTSNNGQFFECLNMAALWNLPIIFVVENNKWAIGMAHERASSQTEIYKKASVFGMPGVEVDGMDVLAVRDAAKTAVDRARAGEGPTLIECLTYRFRGHSLADPDELRTKEEKEEWLSRDPLKRFETYLLGQKLVKAEELKAIRDKIQQVVDDAVTFAEQSPEPDPSELRRYIFAEN; encoded by the coding sequence ATGGCCCAGGAACGGACCCTACCTGTATTTGATGCTGCCGATGCCCTTGTGACCCGCGAAGAAGGGCTCACAATCTATGAGGACATGGTACTCGGTCGTTATTTTGAAGATAAATGCGCCGAGATGTACTATCGGGGCCGCATGTTTGGCTTTGTGCATCTTTACAACGGGCAGGAAGCGGTTTCGTCTGGCGTCATTAAATCGCTGCGCACCGATGACTACGTTTGCAGCACTTACCGCGATCACGTCCATGCCCTGAGCGTCGGCGTTCCGGCTGACAACGTTATGGCCGAGTTGTTTGGCAAGGAAACGGGGTGTAGCAAAGGACGGGGCGGTTCCATGCACCTGTTTTCAGAAGAGCATCATCTCCTCGGCGGTTTTGCCTTCATCGGCGAAGGCATTCCCGTTGCCTTGGGGGCCGCGTATCAATCGCACTATCGGCGGGTGGCGTTGGGCGACCCCAGTGCCGATCAGGTGACGGCCTGTTTCTTTGGTGATGGCACCAGCAACAACGGGCAGTTCTTTGAATGCTTGAATATGGCCGCGCTATGGAATTTGCCCATCATCTTCGTGGTGGAAAACAATAAGTGGGCGATTGGCATGGCCCATGAGCGCGCCAGTTCTCAGACGGAAATCTATAAAAAAGCCAGCGTCTTTGGGATGCCCGGTGTTGAGGTAGACGGCATGGATGTGCTGGCCGTGCGCGACGCTGCCAAGACGGCTGTAGACCGCGCCCGCGCTGGCGAAGGGCCGACGCTGATCGAATGTTTGACCTACCGCTTCCGGGGCCATTCCCTCGCTGACCCTGATGAACTGCGCACTAAGGAAGAAAAAGAAGAGTGGTTGTCTCGCGATCCGCTCAAGCGATTTGAAACCTATTTGCTCGGTCAAAAATTGGTGAAGGCTGAAGAGCTCAAAGCCATCCGCGACAAGATTCAGCAAGTGGTAGACGACGCTGTCACTTTTGCCGAGCAAAGTCCCGAGCCAGACCCGAGCGAACTCCGCCGTTACATCTTTGCGGAAAACTAA
- the pyrH gene encoding UMP kinase codes for MTNTYKRVLLKLSGEALMGDLAYGIDPTIVQSIAEEVSSVVQHGIQIAIVVGGGNIFRGIRGSAAGMDRATADYVGMLATAMNAITLQDAIERNGTPTRVQTAITMQEVAEPYIRRRAIRHLEKNRVVIFGAGSGNPFFTTDTTAALRAAEIGADVVFKGTKVDGVYDSDPKVNPDAKRFNSLTYGHVLAHDLKVMDGTAIALCKDNNIPIMVFDLSVPGNIRRAVMGESIGTIVGESCEVS; via the coding sequence ATGACGAATACTTACAAGCGCGTATTACTGAAATTAAGCGGCGAAGCCCTCATGGGTGATCTCGCCTATGGTATTGACCCCACTATTGTCCAATCCATTGCGGAAGAAGTTAGCTCCGTCGTCCAACACGGAATTCAAATTGCCATCGTCGTCGGCGGTGGCAATATTTTTAGGGGCATCCGGGGCTCGGCGGCGGGTATGGATCGGGCCACAGCGGACTATGTGGGCATGTTGGCCACGGCCATGAATGCGATTACGCTGCAAGATGCGATCGAGCGCAATGGCACTCCCACTCGCGTCCAAACCGCGATCACCATGCAAGAGGTGGCAGAACCCTACATTCGGCGGCGGGCGATTCGCCATTTAGAAAAGAATCGCGTGGTCATTTTTGGGGCGGGTTCTGGCAATCCCTTCTTCACGACCGACACGACAGCGGCGCTGCGGGCAGCGGAAATCGGGGCTGATGTCGTGTTCAAAGGCACCAAAGTCGATGGCGTTTATGATTCTGACCCGAAGGTCAATCCAGATGCTAAACGATTCAACAGCCTGACCTATGGCCATGTGCTCGCCCACGACCTTAAAGTGATGGATGGCACGGCGATCGCCCTGTGCAAAGACAACAATATTCCTATTATGGTATTTGACCTATCGGTGCCGGGTAACATTCGCCGGGCAGTGATGGGAGAATCGATCGGCACAATAGTGGGAGAGTCCTGTGAAGTTAGCTGA
- the ligA gene encoding NAD-dependent DNA ligase LigA, which translates to MGDAVAQQIQQLREQLQKASYAYYVLDQPFMEDEVYDRLYRQLQDLETQHPDLVTPDSPTQRVGERPASQFNSVRHNIPLYSLENAFGIEEYRAWQEKWQRLAPEVGEAAAVAELKIDGSAIALTYENGILIQGLTRGDGVTGEEITQNLKTIRSIPLRLRTDRPPSRVEVRGEAFLPLGEFERINQQREANDEALFANPRNAAAGTLRQLDSRIVADRRLDFFAYTLIIPEAAEPGDLSRPDTQAESLETLQMLGFKVNPDRALCQTADEVAAFYDRWSTARHDLPYLTDGVVVKLNDFTLQRQLGFTQKFPRWAIALKYPAEEVPTLVKAVSVQVGRTGAVTPVAELDAVQLAGTTVSRATLHNSDRIQELDLHIGDTVVVRKAGEIIPEVVRVLPELRPADVMPFRMPTHCPECGETLVKPEDEAVTRCINASCPAIVRGALIHWARRDALDINGIGSKWVEQWVDQGLVRSVADLYGLSIEQLMQLDRMGEKLATKIVDAIAASKQQPWSRVLYGLGIRHVGTVNAKVLTQQFTSVDALKAAKIEDIEAVYGIGPEIAQSVYEWLRNPANWHLVEQLRAAGLQLEGSESATQPAAEELPLAGKTFVITGTLPSLSRNEAKALIEQAGGKVTGSVSSKTSYLVAGEDAGSKLTKAEKLGIPQLSEADLQALLKTDD; encoded by the coding sequence ATGGGCGATGCCGTAGCACAGCAAATTCAGCAATTGCGTGAGCAGCTGCAAAAGGCGAGCTACGCCTATTACGTGCTCGATCAGCCCTTCATGGAAGATGAGGTGTACGATCGCCTCTATCGCCAACTGCAAGACCTGGAAACTCAGCATCCCGACTTGGTGACGCCCGATAGTCCGACTCAGCGCGTGGGTGAACGTCCGGCTAGTCAGTTCAACTCGGTGCGCCACAACATTCCCCTCTACAGTTTGGAAAATGCCTTTGGCATTGAGGAATACCGCGCCTGGCAGGAGAAATGGCAGCGTCTTGCACCCGAGGTGGGAGAAGCGGCAGCGGTGGCGGAACTGAAGATTGATGGATCAGCGATCGCCCTCACCTATGAGAACGGCATTTTGATCCAGGGACTGACGCGAGGAGACGGTGTCACGGGGGAAGAGATCACTCAAAACCTCAAGACGATTCGGTCGATTCCCCTGCGGTTGCGCACTGACCGACCGCCCTCGCGGGTGGAAGTGCGGGGCGAAGCATTTTTACCCCTGGGTGAGTTTGAGCGGATTAATCAACAACGCGAAGCGAACGACGAGGCCCTCTTTGCCAATCCGCGCAATGCGGCAGCGGGGACTTTGCGACAGCTCGATTCGCGCATTGTGGCCGATCGCCGCCTCGATTTTTTTGCCTATACCCTCATCATTCCAGAAGCGGCTGAGCCGGGCGATCTGTCGCGCCCTGACACCCAAGCAGAATCGCTAGAAACTCTGCAAATGCTCGGCTTCAAGGTGAATCCCGACCGGGCGCTGTGCCAAACGGCAGACGAGGTGGCCGCATTTTACGATCGCTGGTCTACGGCCCGCCATGACCTGCCCTACTTAACTGATGGGGTGGTGGTGAAGCTCAACGATTTCACGCTGCAACGGCAGTTGGGCTTTACGCAAAAGTTTCCCCGCTGGGCGATCGCCCTCAAATATCCCGCCGAAGAGGTGCCGACGCTAGTCAAGGCGGTGTCGGTGCAAGTCGGGCGCACCGGAGCCGTCACCCCCGTGGCCGAACTCGACGCGGTGCAATTGGCGGGCACCACGGTTTCCCGCGCGACGTTGCACAATTCTGATCGCATTCAAGAGCTGGATCTGCACATTGGCGATACGGTCGTGGTGCGCAAAGCGGGGGAAATCATTCCCGAAGTGGTGCGGGTGCTGCCAGAACTCCGCCCCGCCGATGTTATGCCCTTTCGGATGCCGACCCATTGCCCCGAGTGTGGCGAGACTCTGGTGAAACCGGAAGATGAGGCGGTGACCCGCTGCATCAATGCGTCTTGTCCGGCGATCGTGCGAGGGGCGCTGATTCATTGGGCGCGGCGCGATGCGCTGGATATCAACGGCATCGGCAGCAAATGGGTGGAACAGTGGGTAGATCAGGGACTCGTCCGGTCCGTCGCAGATCTGTACGGGCTCTCCATCGAGCAGCTCATGCAGCTTGATCGCATGGGCGAAAAGCTGGCGACCAAAATTGTGGACGCGATCGCGGCTTCCAAACAACAGCCCTGGTCGAGAGTGCTCTATGGCCTGGGCATTCGCCATGTGGGCACCGTCAATGCCAAGGTCTTGACCCAGCAATTTACGTCAGTGGATGCGCTCAAAGCGGCCAAAATTGAAGATATTGAAGCGGTTTACGGCATTGGCCCCGAGATTGCTCAATCCGTGTACGAATGGCTCCGCAATCCGGCCAACTGGCACCTGGTCGAACAGCTCAGAGCCGCTGGACTGCAGCTAGAAGGATCCGAATCGGCAACTCAGCCCGCCGCTGAAGAGCTGCCGCTTGCCGGAAAAACTTTTGTGATCACGGGTACCTTGCCTTCTCTCAGCCGCAACGAGGCCAAAGCGCTGATCGAACAGGCGGGCGGTAAAGTCACTGGCAGCGTCAGTTCTAAAACGAGCTATCTGGTGGCGGGCGAAGACGCTGGCTCGAAACTCACCAAAGCCGAAAAGCTCGGCATTCCCCAGCTGTCCGAAGCGGATTTGCAAGCGTTGCTCAAGACTGATGACTAA
- the secF gene encoding protein translocase subunit SecF, with translation MKLDVIRQRSFWWLISGILLAASLIGMIISWQQFGAPLRPGLDFVGGTRIQVTRDCGAADCSEPIDSADVRSLLANQGLETGVIQVTGTEGQSVSIRTRNLTVDEEATLRAALNEEIGPLDNRSVQIDSVGPLVGQQLFASGLLALIVSFAGIVIYLSLRFQLDYALLAIVALLHDVLVAMGLFAWLGLLLKVEVNSLFIVALLTIVGFSVNDTVVIYDRIRENIKLHPERHINDLVDDGVNQTLTRSINTTLTTILPLVAIVLFGGETLKFFALALIAGFLAGAYSSIFVASTLLAWWRVKSGKAISGLAEPAQPAEESL, from the coding sequence ATGAAGTTAGACGTTATTCGACAGCGATCATTTTGGTGGTTGATTTCTGGCATTTTGCTGGCAGCTAGTCTGATCGGTATGATTATCAGCTGGCAGCAGTTTGGCGCACCGCTGCGACCTGGGCTCGATTTTGTGGGGGGAACCCGCATTCAAGTGACACGCGATTGTGGGGCTGCCGATTGTAGTGAGCCGATTGATTCGGCCGATGTGCGATCGCTGCTCGCTAACCAAGGCTTAGAAACTGGCGTCATTCAAGTCACCGGCACCGAAGGGCAAAGCGTCTCGATTCGGACGCGCAACCTCACTGTTGATGAAGAAGCCACTCTCCGCGCTGCACTCAACGAAGAGATTGGCCCTCTCGATAACCGCTCAGTGCAAATTGACTCGGTTGGGCCGCTGGTGGGTCAACAATTGTTTGCCTCGGGTCTGTTGGCGCTCATCGTATCGTTCGCAGGTATCGTGATTTATCTGAGCCTGCGTTTCCAATTGGACTATGCGCTATTGGCGATCGTGGCCCTGCTACACGATGTGCTTGTCGCGATGGGGCTCTTTGCCTGGCTGGGCTTGTTACTCAAAGTCGAAGTCAATAGTCTGTTTATTGTGGCCTTGCTGACCATTGTGGGCTTTTCGGTCAACGATACGGTGGTGATTTACGATCGCATTCGCGAAAACATTAAGCTCCATCCCGAACGCCACATCAACGATCTGGTCGATGATGGTGTTAATCAAACCCTGACCCGCTCGATTAACACCACCTTGACCACGATTCTGCCGCTAGTGGCGATCGTCCTGTTCGGTGGCGAAACCCTGAAGTTCTTTGCCTTAGCCTTAATTGCAGGCTTCCTGGCAGGGGCTTACTCCAGTATCTTTGTCGCTAGTACGTTACTGGCTTGGTGGCGGGTCAAGTCGGGCAAAGCGATCTCTGGTCTGGCAGAACCGGCACAACCTGCTGAAGAATCTCTTTGA
- a CDS encoding YihY/virulence factor BrkB family protein — MLPFLRDKVLPSRGAQLIIQTGLKWQKDKCLEMGAALSYYALFSLFPITLVLASVLGFLLGPDTDTAQKILTFTQDSLPPEAFEIVQRTLLRLNRQSVGAGIVGFSVSFFAASSVFAALDRSVDRIWKAEDTDTDSTTSLKDNATNFLGKRLFAFALVISTSMLLLLSLLSNIVIRVVLEFIDNMGRSLPFVHVDDLPIAKALQISSSFLLVALAVLLLFRFLPSTRTPWKDLWPGTLLTTALLIGLQQLVSRNIIHIGGQYQSYGAIGGVMILMLWIYLTCQIFFFGCVMSYVYAHLFGSRRHHDLIL, encoded by the coding sequence ATGCTGCCTTTTTTGCGAGACAAAGTCTTACCCAGTCGCGGCGCACAACTAATCATTCAAACCGGGCTGAAGTGGCAAAAGGACAAATGCTTAGAAATGGGTGCAGCGCTGTCCTATTACGCCCTGTTCTCACTGTTTCCGATCACGTTAGTGCTCGCGAGTGTTTTAGGATTTTTGCTCGGGCCGGACACCGATACTGCCCAAAAGATTTTGACCTTTACCCAAGATTCTTTGCCGCCAGAAGCCTTTGAGATTGTTCAACGCACGCTCTTGAGACTCAACCGCCAAAGCGTCGGGGCGGGCATCGTGGGCTTCAGCGTTTCGTTTTTTGCGGCCAGTAGCGTGTTTGCGGCGCTCGATCGCTCCGTTGATCGCATTTGGAAAGCGGAAGACACCGACACCGACAGCACCACCAGCTTGAAAGACAACGCCACCAACTTTCTCGGCAAAAGACTCTTTGCCTTTGCCCTGGTGATCAGCACCTCAATGCTCTTGCTGCTGTCCCTGTTGTCGAATATCGTTATTCGCGTGGTGCTTGAATTTATCGACAATATGGGGCGATCGCTGCCATTTGTACACGTCGATGACTTGCCGATTGCCAAAGCGTTGCAAATCAGTTCTTCCTTTTTATTGGTGGCCTTGGCGGTGCTGCTGCTATTTCGATTTTTGCCCTCCACCCGCACCCCTTGGAAAGACCTCTGGCCCGGTACGTTATTGACCACTGCATTGCTGATCGGTTTGCAACAGTTGGTCAGTCGCAACATTATCCACATTGGCGGCCAATATCAGTCTTACGGAGCGATCGGTGGGGTCATGATTTTGATGCTGTGGATTTATCTCACTTGTCAAATCTTCTTCTTTGGATGCGTCATGTCCTATGTTTATGCGCATCTGTTCGGCAGCCGTCGCCATCATGACCTCATCCTGTGA
- a CDS encoding lysozyme inhibitor LprI family protein: MTNRVVTSLQRGLWLSLMLGAIAACQSTPNAAEDTATDAASSQTTEQSDAASTDSTKGDGAIGTANNTTEQSTQPKAPAPKPVPKLPAECASPDTQTQMNICAGAEYERADVQLNNAYQATLATVSGAQADQLVAAEQAWITYRDLYCDFVQGQYAGGSIQPLIYGTCMTQLTQERTALLEQTAPMQTDFEAADQALNVAYQDLQDLLSASEQDQLTDAQLAWLDYRDAHCAFESGAMNTCMATVTTQQTQQLQAQVESRSL; encoded by the coding sequence ATGACGAACAGGGTGGTGACATCGCTACAGCGGGGGCTTTGGCTCAGCTTGATGCTGGGGGCGATCGCGGCTTGCCAATCAACGCCGAACGCAGCGGAAGATACGGCTACCGATGCCGCCTCCAGTCAGACGACGGAGCAGTCAGACGCCGCTAGCACCGACTCGACAAAGGGGGATGGCGCGATCGGCACGGCCAACAACACCACTGAACAGTCCACCCAGCCCAAAGCGCCCGCGCCCAAACCCGTGCCCAAGTTGCCCGCCGAGTGTGCCAGTCCTGACACCCAAACTCAGATGAATATTTGTGCGGGGGCGGAATATGAGCGGGCCGATGTGCAACTCAACAATGCGTACCAGGCGACGCTAGCGACCGTAAGTGGCGCCCAAGCCGACCAACTCGTAGCGGCAGAGCAAGCGTGGATTACTTACCGTGATCTGTATTGTGACTTTGTGCAGGGGCAGTATGCGGGGGGCTCGATACAACCCCTCATCTATGGCACCTGCATGACCCAACTCACCCAAGAGCGCACAGCTTTGTTGGAACAGACCGCCCCGATGCAGACTGATTTCGAAGCGGCTGATCAAGCGCTGAATGTGGCTTACCAAGACTTGCAAGATCTATTGTCAGCATCAGAACAAGATCAGTTAACGGACGCGCAACTGGCCTGGCTCGACTATCGGGATGCCCACTGCGCCTTTGAATCTGGCGCTATGAATACTTGCATGGCCACCGTCACCACCCAGCAAACCCAACAGTTGCAGGCCCAAGTCGAGAGCCGCTCACTGTAG
- the secD gene encoding protein translocase subunit SecD — protein MGRQRLLLALILGLVIGAIFVISTIPTRLGLDLRGGTQLTLQVETTDKVPTITEQDMEAVQRVIADRVNELGVSETSVQQLGQNQLLVQLPGVSDPEQAQRVLGETAQLEFRPQSPGTEQQFQIENQILQQHQLELLALQETANPSSQTLLESATGEPGTAGSDDLEQQIQSVQQAIQESNRAIRDLFAPADLTGQALTDAYARPRQSGNQWEVVIQFDSAGANKFAEISRDIAGTGRSIGIFLDDRLISAPSVDVQYAETGITGGSAVVSGNFNADSASDLAIQLRGGALPLPVAVVETRTVGPTLGQDSIRRSLYAAIVGLVLVLIFMAVYYRLPGILADLALVVYALLTLAAFNVFGVTLTLPGIAGFILSIGMAVDANVLIFERTREELRSGKTLYRSVESGFYRAFSSILDSNVTTLIACAALFWFGAGLVKGFALTLAIGVVISLFTAVTCSRTLLLFSLSLPQFRKPELFCPGLSTAPAKP, from the coding sequence ATGGGCAGACAACGGTTGCTGCTGGCACTGATTTTAGGCTTGGTCATTGGCGCGATCTTCGTGATTAGCACCATTCCTACCCGACTCGGGTTAGACCTGCGGGGGGGCACGCAATTGACCCTGCAAGTCGAGACCACCGACAAAGTGCCGACCATCACCGAACAGGATATGGAAGCGGTCCAGCGAGTTATTGCTGACCGGGTAAACGAGTTAGGGGTCTCGGAAACTTCCGTTCAGCAGTTGGGACAAAATCAGCTCCTGGTGCAGTTGCCAGGGGTGAGTGATCCCGAACAAGCTCAGCGGGTGTTAGGCGAGACCGCTCAGCTCGAATTTCGTCCCCAGAGTCCGGGCACTGAGCAGCAGTTCCAGATTGAAAATCAGATTTTGCAGCAGCATCAGTTGGAGCTATTAGCTCTTCAAGAAACGGCCAATCCGAGCTCCCAAACCTTACTAGAGTCCGCCACGGGTGAACCAGGCACTGCCGGGAGCGACGACCTAGAGCAGCAGATTCAGTCGGTGCAACAAGCTATTCAAGAAAGCAATCGCGCCATTCGGGATCTCTTTGCGCCTGCCGACCTGACCGGGCAAGCGTTGACCGATGCCTATGCCAGACCCCGCCAGAGCGGCAATCAGTGGGAAGTCGTGATTCAGTTCGATTCTGCTGGTGCCAACAAGTTTGCGGAAATCAGCCGCGACATTGCGGGCACGGGGCGCAGCATTGGTATCTTTCTCGACGATCGCCTGATCAGTGCCCCCAGCGTCGATGTGCAATATGCCGAAACGGGCATCACCGGCGGCAGCGCTGTGGTTTCGGGTAACTTCAACGCTGATTCTGCCAGTGATTTGGCGATTCAATTACGGGGGGGAGCACTGCCGCTACCCGTCGCCGTTGTTGAAACCCGCACCGTGGGGCCAACCCTCGGCCAAGACAGCATTCGCCGCAGTCTATATGCCGCCATTGTCGGACTCGTCCTAGTGTTGATTTTTATGGCAGTGTACTATCGCTTGCCGGGCATATTGGCCGACTTGGCTTTAGTCGTCTACGCCCTGTTGACCTTGGCCGCCTTCAACGTGTTTGGCGTTACCTTGACGCTGCCGGGAATTGCCGGCTTCATCCTCAGTATTGGCATGGCAGTTGATGCCAACGTGCTGATTTTTGAGCGCACTCGCGAAGAGTTGCGCAGTGGCAAAACCCTGTATCGCTCCGTTGAATCGGGCTTTTATCGAGCCTTTTCCAGCATTCTCGACAGTAATGTTACAACGCTGATCGCCTGTGCAGCCCTCTTCTGGTTCGGGGCAGGATTGGTGAAAGGGTTTGCCCTGACGCTGGCCATTGGGGTCGTGATTAGCCTATTTACAGCGGTTACCTGTAGCCGCACACTGCTGCTCTTTTCCTTAAGCCTGCCGCAATTCCGCAAACCTGAACTCTTTTGTCCGGGCCTGTCCACCGCACCTGCAAAGCCATGA
- a CDS encoding alpha-ketoacid dehydrogenase subunit beta, whose amino-acid sequence MAETLLFNALREAVDEEMGRDDTVFVLGEDVGVYGGSYKVTKGLYEKYGEFRVLDTPIAENSFTGMAVGAAMTGLRPIIEGMNMGFLLLAFNQIANNAGMLRYTSGGNYKIPMVIRGPGGVGRQLGAEHSQRLEAYFQAVPGLKIVACSTPYNAKGLLKSAIRDNNPVLFFEHVLLYNLKENLPDHEYLVPLDKAEVVRPGKDVTILTYSRMRHHVTQAAKKLEQKGFDPEVIDLISLKPLDFDTIGASIKKTHRVIVVEECMKTGGIGAEIVASISDRFFDELDAPVLRLSSQDIPTPYNGKLESLTIVQPRQIEEAVEKMMALQI is encoded by the coding sequence ATGGCAGAAACACTCCTATTCAATGCGCTGCGCGAAGCCGTTGACGAAGAAATGGGCCGCGACGATACGGTCTTCGTTCTGGGTGAAGACGTTGGCGTCTACGGTGGCTCCTACAAAGTCACCAAAGGACTGTACGAAAAATACGGTGAGTTCCGCGTTCTCGACACCCCCATTGCCGAAAACAGCTTTACGGGCATGGCCGTGGGTGCTGCGATGACTGGGCTGCGTCCCATCATCGAAGGCATGAACATGGGTTTTCTGCTGCTGGCATTCAACCAAATTGCCAACAATGCCGGGATGTTGCGCTATACCTCGGGCGGCAACTACAAAATTCCCATGGTGATTCGGGGCCCGGGTGGCGTGGGGCGGCAATTGGGAGCGGAGCACTCCCAGCGATTAGAGGCATATTTCCAAGCCGTTCCCGGTCTCAAAATTGTGGCCTGTTCCACTCCCTACAACGCCAAAGGCTTGCTCAAGTCCGCCATTAGGGACAATAATCCGGTGCTCTTTTTCGAGCATGTGCTGCTCTACAACTTGAAAGAAAACCTGCCCGACCACGAGTATCTGGTGCCATTGGACAAAGCTGAAGTGGTGCGACCCGGTAAAGACGTAACGATTCTGACGTACTCCCGGATGCGGCACCATGTCACCCAAGCCGCCAAAAAGTTGGAGCAAAAGGGCTTTGACCCTGAAGTCATCGATCTGATTTCCCTAAAGCCGCTGGACTTTGACACTATTGGCGCGTCGATCAAGAAAACTCACCGGGTGATTGTGGTCGAAGAATGTATGAAGACTGGGGGCATCGGTGCGGAAATCGTGGCTTCGATTAGCGATCGCTTCTTTGACGAACTAGATGCGCCTGTCTTGCGGCTCTCTTCCCAAGACATTCCGACTCCGTACAACGGTAAACTAGAAAGTCTGACAATCGTGCAGCCTCGTCAAATTGAGGAAGCGGTTGAGAAGATGATGGCACTGCAAATTTAA